One Verrucomicrobiaceae bacterium genomic window carries:
- the nusB gene encoding transcription antitermination factor NusB, which translates to MGKRREGREAAVQYLFSRDMHGGGDDSLLETFWSLHTAKPGTRQYAESLIQGVLKHQEAIDEHIRGSLVNFSFERLSTVDRNVLRLAVYELLHCPDVPPPVVLNEAIEVAKALSAGESGSFVNGVLDRLAKKLRPATSAVTSEK; encoded by the coding sequence ATGGGAAAACGCCGCGAAGGCCGAGAAGCCGCCGTCCAATACCTTTTCTCCCGCGATATGCATGGTGGGGGAGATGATAGCTTATTAGAGACCTTTTGGTCCCTGCACACGGCCAAGCCCGGAACCCGCCAATATGCTGAAAGTCTGATCCAGGGTGTGCTGAAGCATCAAGAAGCGATCGACGAGCATATCCGTGGATCTTTGGTGAATTTCAGTTTCGAGCGGCTTTCCACCGTGGATCGCAATGTACTGCGTCTGGCGGTGTACGAGCTGCTGCACTGCCCAGATGTCCCCCCACCTGTCGTGCTCAATGAAGCCATCGAGGTGGCCAAAGCTCTCAGCGCAGGTGAATCGGGCTCTTTCGTCAATGGCGTGCTCGATCGCCTGGCGAAAAAGCTGCGGCCAGCGACCAGTGCGGTCACTTCCGAAAAATGA
- the purH gene encoding bifunctional phosphoribosylaminoimidazolecarboxamide formyltransferase/IMP cyclohydrolase has protein sequence MPIARALLSVSDKSGLLDFAKGLAALGVELLSTGGTAKHLKDAGLTVIDVSDYTGFPEMFDGRVKTLHPKVHGGLLQRRDNDEDKRNATKHKIPLIDLVVVNLYPFEQTVAQKDVTLEEAIENIDIGGPSMLRSAAKNHRWVTVITDPADYTSVLAEMQEHQGDTTLATREKLACKVFQRTGAYDTAIAAFLNKEQSTHKNFNLSLPLYAELRYGDNPHQKTSLYGNFGDYFVKLHGKDLSYTNVLDIHAAAEIALEFRRPTVAILKHTNPCGVGCADEDLREAWQKAFETDKQAPFGGVIVVNRSMTLGLARIISEIFTDVIIAPDFDADARAHLQKKKNLRLIQMLPGVAEALAEPIIRSAPGGVMVMDSDPRALGLDDLENKVKTVRPPTRDELEAMRFGWRVVKHVKSNAIVFSTHDRTLAIGAGQMSRVDSCRIAVWKAQEAGLSLKGSIVASDAMFPFPDGLMAAADAGATASIQPGGSVKDAEVIAAADERKMAMVFTGIRHFLH, from the coding sequence ATGCCCATCGCTCGCGCTCTGCTTTCTGTCTCTGATAAATCGGGTCTGCTCGACTTCGCCAAAGGCCTCGCCGCGCTCGGCGTGGAATTGCTCTCCACTGGCGGCACCGCGAAGCACCTGAAGGACGCCGGGCTGACCGTGATCGACGTTTCCGACTACACCGGCTTCCCAGAGATGTTCGATGGCCGGGTGAAGACCCTGCACCCGAAAGTCCACGGCGGCCTGCTCCAGCGCCGTGATAACGATGAGGACAAGCGCAACGCCACCAAGCACAAAATCCCCCTCATCGACCTCGTCGTGGTCAATCTCTACCCCTTTGAGCAAACCGTGGCCCAAAAGGACGTCACGCTCGAAGAAGCCATCGAGAACATCGACATCGGTGGACCATCCATGCTGCGTAGCGCGGCCAAAAACCACCGCTGGGTCACCGTCATCACCGATCCGGCAGATTACACCAGCGTGCTCGCGGAAATGCAGGAGCATCAGGGCGATACCACACTCGCCACCCGCGAAAAACTCGCCTGCAAGGTCTTCCAGCGCACAGGAGCCTACGACACAGCCATCGCAGCCTTCCTCAACAAGGAGCAAAGCACGCACAAGAACTTCAACCTCAGCCTGCCACTCTACGCAGAGCTGCGCTACGGTGATAATCCGCACCAGAAGACCTCCCTTTACGGCAATTTCGGCGACTACTTCGTCAAGCTACACGGCAAAGACCTCAGCTACACGAACGTGCTCGACATCCACGCCGCAGCAGAGATCGCGCTGGAGTTCCGCCGCCCCACGGTGGCCATCTTGAAGCATACCAATCCCTGCGGCGTCGGCTGTGCGGATGAAGATCTACGCGAGGCCTGGCAGAAGGCCTTTGAAACCGATAAACAAGCTCCCTTCGGCGGTGTGATCGTCGTCAATCGCAGCATGACACTGGGCCTTGCCCGCATCATCTCAGAAATTTTCACCGATGTCATCATCGCGCCTGATTTCGATGCAGATGCCCGCGCTCATTTGCAGAAGAAAAAGAACCTCCGCCTCATCCAGATGCTCCCCGGCGTGGCCGAGGCACTGGCAGAGCCCATCATCCGCTCTGCCCCAGGTGGCGTGATGGTCATGGACAGTGATCCACGTGCGCTCGGCCTCGACGACCTCGAAAACAAGGTCAAAACCGTCCGTCCACCCACACGCGATGAGCTGGAGGCCATGCGCTTCGGCTGGCGGGTGGTGAAGCACGTCAAATCGAACGCCATCGTGTTTTCCACCCATGACCGCACACTCGCCATCGGCGCAGGCCAGATGAGCCGCGTCGATTCATGCCGCATCGCCGTCTGGAAGGCCCAGGAAGCCGGTTTGAGCCTAAAAGGCAGCATCGTAGCCTCAGATGCCATGTTCCCCTTCCCTGATGGACTCATGGCCGCAGCCGATGCCGGTGCCACCGCCTCCATCCAGCCCGGTGGATCGGTCAAAGATGCCGAAGTCATCGCCGCCGCAGATGAGCGCAAGATGGCGATGGTCTTCACCGGCATCCGCCATTTCCTGCATTAA
- a CDS encoding diacylglycerol kinase family protein — MKSSPSSSLHAFLRGFGHAFRGIGIALRTQRNLRIHAVALMTVIALGWELQIAIWEWCAVILASGLVWTAELANTALEWLADRVSREREDAIRDIKDAAAAAVLVASIAASAIGALVFLPRLFSF; from the coding sequence ATGAAGAGTAGCCCCTCCAGCAGTCTCCACGCATTCCTGCGTGGCTTCGGGCATGCTTTTCGAGGTATAGGCATCGCTCTGCGCACCCAGAGAAATCTGCGCATACATGCCGTGGCGCTCATGACGGTCATCGCACTCGGTTGGGAGCTGCAAATCGCGATTTGGGAGTGGTGTGCAGTCATTCTGGCCTCAGGCCTCGTCTGGACGGCAGAACTGGCCAACACCGCTCTCGAATGGCTCGCTGATCGAGTCAGCCGAGAGCGAGAAGACGCCATCCGCGACATCAAAGATGCCGCTGCCGCTGCCGTACTCGTCGCCAGTATCGCCGCCAGTGCCATAGGTGCCTTAGTCTTTCTTCCGCGGCTCTTTTCTTTCTAG
- a CDS encoding DMT family protein produces MNWTICKTVGLLVASNVFMTFAWYAHLRDMRAKPWFIAAVVSWGIALFEYLLQVPANRIGSTALSLPQLKILQEVITLAVFVPFVVFYMKQQMSWNYLWAALCMCGAVFFIFRK; encoded by the coding sequence ATGAATTGGACGATTTGCAAAACGGTGGGCCTGCTGGTGGCATCCAATGTCTTCATGACCTTCGCGTGGTATGCACATCTGCGGGACATGAGGGCAAAGCCCTGGTTCATCGCCGCCGTAGTCAGTTGGGGCATCGCCCTTTTCGAGTACTTGCTCCAGGTCCCGGCCAACCGCATCGGCAGCACCGCGCTGAGCCTGCCACAGCTCAAGATCCTCCAGGAAGTCATCACGCTGGCCGTGTTTGTGCCTTTTGTGGTATTCTACATGAAGCAGCAGATGAGCTGGAACTACCTCTGGGCCGCACTGTGCATGTGCGGAGCCGTGTTTTTCATTTTTCGGAAGTGA
- a CDS encoding class I SAM-dependent methyltransferase has protein sequence MPPAVLTERPIAKSKSMPCPLIDLDTVVHDLIATGGPMPEDYTAVNLQLRVLGDAVREGSLKRADVLAYARDMTARNFLGTMQSQALERKYGYSGDFEIIDAIYRMQTSPLPNLTRWDLFFHAQAAPMAVRNRKSYFQTLLDAHLADVPKGRPLRVLNVASGPARDLREWLLENPRADVFIDCIDADVHAIDHARRLCAPFASKVEFHHRNALRFLPSKGYDLVWSAGLFDYLMDRSFVFLLKSLMAVTRPGGEIVVGNFSDFNPSRDYMELLGDWVLNHRSAEHVSGLGREAGAPPDHIRVGWEPQGVNLFLHVRR, from the coding sequence ATGCCTCCCGCCGTCCTCACAGAGCGTCCAATCGCGAAATCGAAGAGCATGCCGTGCCCACTGATCGACCTTGATACCGTGGTGCATGACCTCATCGCTACGGGTGGCCCGATGCCGGAGGATTACACGGCGGTGAATCTCCAGCTCCGCGTGCTCGGTGATGCTGTGCGCGAGGGCTCGCTCAAACGGGCTGATGTCCTGGCCTATGCACGGGATATGACGGCGCGGAACTTCCTCGGCACGATGCAGTCACAGGCGCTGGAGCGGAAATACGGATACAGCGGCGACTTCGAGATCATCGACGCGATCTACCGCATGCAGACATCTCCTCTACCCAATTTGACGCGGTGGGACCTCTTTTTTCATGCCCAGGCGGCTCCGATGGCGGTGCGAAATCGCAAGTCCTACTTCCAAACCCTTCTGGATGCGCACCTCGCCGATGTGCCGAAAGGCCGCCCTCTCCGCGTGCTCAATGTAGCAAGTGGCCCAGCCCGGGATTTACGCGAGTGGCTGTTGGAAAATCCCCGTGCTGATGTGTTCATCGACTGCATCGACGCGGATGTGCATGCCATCGACCATGCGCGGCGCCTCTGTGCCCCATTCGCTAGCAAAGTGGAGTTCCATCATCGCAATGCGCTGCGCTTTTTACCCTCAAAGGGATACGACCTAGTCTGGTCCGCTGGTTTGTTCGATTACCTGATGGATCGCAGTTTTGTATTCCTGCTAAAATCGCTGATGGCCGTGACACGACCCGGTGGAGAGATCGTGGTGGGGAATTTCTCCGACTTCAATCCAAGCCGCGACTACATGGAGCTACTGGGCGACTGGGTGCTGAACCACCGCTCTGCCGAGCACGTCAGTGGCCTCGGTCGTGAGGCAGGTGCTCCGCCAGATCACATCCGCGTGGGCTGGGAGCCGCAGGGGGTGAATCTCTTCCTTCATGTGCGGCGCTGA
- the ribH gene encoding 6,7-dimethyl-8-ribityllumazine synthase yields the protein MSQFAPARPRPLDTPVSIAVVASLYNHTFVQGLLNAVAAELEDLAPQATLDVYRVPGAFEIPVTTELVLRNSTPDAVIALGVIIRGSTQHADLVGSSVTQALQDMAVKHCTPIVHEVLLVDDAQQAEERCLGATINRGTEAARVCVQMINLFAKMRAGFAGETELA from the coding sequence ATGTCTCAATTCGCTCCTGCCCGTCCCAGGCCGCTCGATACTCCGGTATCTATCGCGGTCGTCGCCAGCTTGTACAACCATACTTTCGTTCAGGGGCTGCTCAATGCAGTAGCGGCAGAGCTGGAAGATCTGGCTCCACAGGCGACGCTGGATGTGTACCGCGTGCCGGGGGCGTTTGAGATCCCGGTGACGACGGAGCTGGTGCTGCGCAATAGCACGCCAGATGCCGTGATCGCTCTCGGCGTGATCATTCGTGGCAGCACTCAGCATGCAGACTTGGTGGGCAGCAGTGTGACACAGGCGCTGCAAGACATGGCGGTGAAGCATTGCACCCCCATCGTACATGAGGTGCTCCTCGTCGATGATGCCCAGCAGGCGGAGGAACGCTGCCTGGGGGCCACGATCAACCGTGGCACCGAGGCTGCTCGTGTGTGCGTGCAGATGATCAATCTTTTCGCCAAAATGCGTGCCGGATTCGCCGGTGAAACCGAACTCGCCTGA
- the miaA gene encoding tRNA (adenosine(37)-N6)-dimethylallyltransferase MiaA: protein MDLSHSFFIVGPTAAGKSALAVEYALRENGEIVNADAFQLYAGMDILTAKPSAAEMASVPHHLYGVLPLTEVCDARRYHDLALPVIQDILQRGKLPIIVGGSGLYIKSLTHGLSPLPQGDEQMRAALRARPLDEKVAELLALDPAAAQTVNLRNPRYVERALEICLLTRQPQSVLRSGFSEPPQPIRGICLCPERAVLCQRIDARTVAMFEGGLVEEVAALGPLSATAEKAIGIREVRELLAGRSTRAEAISAMQIATRQYAKRQATWFRRESCFTPYLPV from the coding sequence TTGGATCTCTCTCACAGCTTTTTCATCGTAGGGCCCACGGCAGCGGGGAAGTCTGCGCTCGCGGTCGAGTATGCGCTGCGGGAGAATGGGGAAATCGTCAATGCGGATGCTTTTCAGCTCTATGCGGGCATGGACATCCTCACGGCAAAACCCAGTGCGGCGGAGATGGCCAGCGTGCCGCATCACCTCTACGGCGTGCTGCCGCTCACAGAGGTCTGTGATGCACGTCGCTACCACGATCTAGCGCTGCCTGTCATCCAGGACATCCTCCAGCGCGGGAAGTTGCCCATCATCGTCGGTGGGTCGGGGCTGTACATCAAATCACTGACCCACGGCCTTTCGCCGCTGCCGCAGGGGGATGAGCAGATGCGTGCAGCTCTCCGCGCTCGCCCATTGGATGAAAAGGTGGCCGAGTTGCTGGCACTGGACCCCGCTGCGGCGCAAACCGTGAATTTACGCAATCCGCGCTATGTCGAGCGTGCACTGGAAATCTGCCTGCTCACGAGGCAGCCGCAGTCGGTGCTGCGCAGCGGTTTCAGTGAACCGCCGCAGCCGATTCGGGGCATCTGCCTCTGTCCAGAGCGGGCGGTGCTGTGTCAGCGGATCGACGCCCGCACGGTGGCGATGTTTGAAGGCGGTCTGGTGGAGGAGGTCGCCGCTCTCGGTCCGCTCTCTGCCACGGCGGAAAAAGCCATCGGCATCCGTGAGGTACGTGAGCTGCTCGCGGGCCGCAGCACGCGTGCCGAGGCCATTTCTGCGATGCAAATCGCCACGCGGCAGTATGCGAAGCGACAGGCGACCTGGTTCCGCCGCGAGAGCTGCTTCACACCTTATTTACCGGTGTAA
- a CDS encoding DUF1501 domain-containing protein encodes MSPFSRRQFFTNGSHLLGGAALTSLFGQSIAQAASHAASGPHFAPKAKRVIYLHMVGGPSQMDLFDHKPEMMKWYDKDLPDSVRQGQRLTTMTSGQARFPIAPSKFDFSAAGQCGIMMNTELLPNLAKKADEICWMRSLHTEAINHEPAIAAMQTGNQIGGRPCLGSWASYGLGSTNENLPTFVVLVATPTNREQEQAISSRLWSSGYLPGEHAGVSFRSKGDPILFINNPPGVPDSVRKRTIEGLNALNELNYQQVGDPETHTRIQQYEMAFRMQASVPELTDLSKESEATMKLYGDDAKKPGSFANSVLMARRLAERGVRFIQLYHNNWDHHSNVGGRMPSQCKDVDQPCYALLEDLKQRGMLDDTLVIWGGEFGRTIYSQGGLSKENYGRDHHPRCFSMWMAGGGAKGGTIYGETDDFSYNIVKDPLHISDFHATVLHLLGFHADRFSFKTQGLDGKLIGINPAKPVKALMA; translated from the coding sequence ATGTCCCCCTTCTCTCGCCGCCAATTCTTCACCAACGGCTCCCATCTCCTCGGTGGGGCCGCTTTGACTTCGCTTTTCGGTCAGTCCATCGCTCAGGCGGCCTCGCATGCCGCCAGCGGGCCGCATTTTGCGCCGAAGGCGAAGCGTGTCATCTACCTGCACATGGTCGGCGGGCCTTCGCAGATGGATCTTTTCGATCACAAGCCGGAAATGATGAAGTGGTATGACAAAGACCTGCCGGACAGTGTGCGTCAGGGCCAACGACTCACGACAATGACCAGCGGGCAGGCACGTTTTCCCATCGCGCCGTCGAAGTTCGACTTTAGCGCAGCGGGCCAATGCGGCATTATGATGAATACCGAACTGCTGCCGAATTTGGCCAAGAAGGCGGACGAAATCTGCTGGATGCGCTCGCTGCACACGGAGGCGATCAATCACGAACCAGCCATCGCGGCGATGCAGACAGGGAATCAGATCGGCGGGCGTCCCTGCCTCGGCTCCTGGGCCTCTTATGGCCTGGGATCGACGAATGAGAACCTGCCGACCTTTGTCGTGCTCGTGGCCACGCCGACGAATCGCGAACAAGAGCAGGCCATTTCTTCACGCCTGTGGAGCAGCGGCTATCTGCCGGGCGAGCACGCAGGCGTGAGCTTCCGCAGCAAGGGCGATCCCATTCTCTTCATCAACAACCCGCCCGGCGTGCCGGATAGCGTGCGCAAACGCACCATCGAAGGTTTGAACGCGCTCAACGAACTCAACTACCAGCAGGTCGGCGATCCCGAGACGCACACGCGCATCCAACAGTATGAAATGGCCTTCCGCATGCAGGCCAGCGTGCCAGAGCTGACCGATCTGAGCAAAGAATCCGAGGCCACCATGAAGCTCTACGGTGACGACGCGAAGAAACCGGGCTCCTTTGCCAATAGCGTGCTCATGGCTCGCAGGCTCGCTGAACGTGGCGTGCGCTTCATCCAGCTCTACCACAACAACTGGGATCACCACAGCAACGTCGGCGGTCGCATGCCCAGCCAGTGCAAAGACGTGGATCAGCCCTGCTATGCGCTGCTGGAGGATCTTAAGCAACGCGGCATGCTGGATGACACGCTCGTCATTTGGGGCGGTGAATTCGGCCGCACCATCTACTCCCAGGGCGGCCTCTCGAAGGAAAACTACGGACGTGATCACCACCCACGCTGCTTTAGCATGTGGATGGCCGGTGGCGGAGCCAAAGGCGGCACGATCTACGGGGAAACGGATGATTTCAGCTACAACATCGTCAAAGACCCGCTGCACATCAGTGACTTCCACGCCACAGTGCTGCACCTACTAGGCTTCCATGCAGATCGCTTCAGCTTCAAGACTCAGGGACTCGATGGAAAGCTCATCGGCATCAATCCAGCAAAGCCAGTGAAGGCGCTGATGGCTTGA
- a CDS encoding chorismate-binding protein, whose translation MTDFALFRLPDGRAWLGEGPFEALSAAPPNGGAFYINDFDLSDPLPWKRPARLHTLTLENHAALLQLNGARPPVINWAKPATEWFKMAFRRIRREVLARRIEKMVPVLTEKGTLASGSPLRLIERILAAPANMWAYARWQQNSGFLGATPELLFRIQDGELETMALAGTAKPGSSVETFQNDVKEIDEHEIVVRYLTERLASLGTVTREPRTFCQTSGLTHFQSAIRVKMTQQADPAALVPFLHPTPAVGCLPRDEGTLERLREYRRQLHVPGFFGAPFGFVEPGGAKTHLVVAIRGIEGDGEHIRLPSGCGIVCGSAFDHEWRELRLKREAVMRLMGLQA comes from the coding sequence ATGACTGATTTTGCTTTGTTCCGACTGCCGGATGGCCGTGCGTGGCTGGGTGAGGGGCCTTTCGAGGCACTTTCCGCTGCGCCGCCGAATGGTGGTGCCTTTTACATCAATGACTTCGATTTGAGTGATCCGCTGCCGTGGAAGCGGCCTGCGCGGCTGCACACGCTGACGCTGGAAAATCACGCGGCACTGCTCCAGCTCAATGGCGCACGCCCTCCTGTCATCAACTGGGCCAAGCCGGCCACCGAGTGGTTTAAGATGGCCTTCCGCCGCATCCGCCGTGAGGTACTGGCACGCCGGATTGAGAAAATGGTGCCCGTACTTACCGAAAAGGGCACTTTGGCCTCTGGCAGCCCGCTTCGACTCATCGAGCGCATTCTCGCTGCACCCGCGAATATGTGGGCCTACGCCCGCTGGCAGCAAAACAGCGGTTTCCTCGGAGCGACGCCCGAGCTCCTCTTCCGCATCCAAGATGGGGAACTGGAAACCATGGCTCTCGCAGGCACCGCGAAGCCCGGTAGCAGCGTGGAGACTTTCCAAAATGACGTGAAGGAGATCGACGAGCACGAGATCGTCGTCCGCTACCTCACTGAGAGGTTAGCCTCACTCGGCACCGTCACGCGTGAGCCACGCACATTCTGCCAGACCTCCGGCCTCACTCATTTCCAAAGCGCCATCCGTGTGAAAATGACGCAACAGGCCGATCCCGCTGCGCTGGTGCCATTTCTACATCCGACGCCTGCGGTCGGCTGTTTGCCACGAGATGAGGGCACCCTGGAGCGGCTGCGTGAGTATCGCCGCCAGCTACATGTACCGGGCTTTTTCGGGGCACCCTTCGGCTTTGTGGAGCCAGGTGGTGCCAAAACGCACCTCGTCGTCGCGATCCGTGGCATTGAGGGAGATGGGGAGCACATCCGCCTGCCCTCTGGCTGCGGCATCGTCTGCGGCAGTGCCTTTGACCATGAGTGGCGGGAGCTACGACTGAAGCGTGAGGCGGTGATGCGCCTCATGGGGCTCCAGGCCTAA
- a CDS encoding SUMF1/EgtB/PvdO family nonheme iron enzyme translates to MTEPAAAAPIPAPALPAAAPIPASATDNSNIALPAPPVQRRPKPHPAASGSNPPSHRDDIVIPDYTLIKRIGSGAYGEVWLAQSVTGALRAVKIVWREDFELTKTFHREFEGIQQFEPISRGHPCLVQILHVGWNEQRGFYYCVMELADDAVHGANIPDVQSYVPRTLTTDMRRHGRLDPFFCRDAGVYLADALHYMHNHGLTHRDIKPSNIIFVGGVCKLADIGLVAALGERTFVGTEGFVPPEGPGTPQADLYSLGKVLYEMSSGKDRMEFPEVPDQISEEEWPFWLDLNKCICKSCENDLNQRYTTAADFAAALQHVGEKRPESFIRRFSRAALITVLGSFILASGLVMARHQQAWAYDIAAPTRPRPPEPQVPLPNKPWQNRLKQWFSFKNGRHIADQPVYAELFRDFLQATERASEYEAVGVLQPDKKWHYLATVAPVDADAFCDWMTDLDRRSRRLDTDHEYAWQPHKIVRSGTGTARAGMSAFICEIVASRYGTVSITSIPAGAEVVDDGRLLGKTPLRLERARAVKFKYIISLPGYKDEHATGDLKQGQSVNFNLRLKATGAVVFDRVWQNSLGMKMVPLGRAMLAATETRRGDFAEYAKATKLPPVPGRILDADISLPVTHVSRADADQFCRWLTERERGRGLIDPDQEYRLPTDDEWSMAADLTPEPGATPAERNERFGGIYPWGFQWPPPPKTGNFLDLSADKTGKSAIPAYTDSFATLAPVASLRVGSNAVHDLSGNVWEWVSTPWKHDSTSGVLRGGSYLTAKPNELLSSHRHEAPQDARLPDVGFRILLWNIGTLARDDG, encoded by the coding sequence ATGACTGAGCCTGCTGCTGCCGCCCCTATTCCCGCTCCCGCCTTACCAGCGGCTGCGCCGATACCGGCATCCGCTACGGACAACAGCAACATCGCCCTGCCAGCCCCACCCGTGCAGCGCCGCCCGAAGCCGCACCCCGCAGCCAGCGGCAGCAATCCACCATCCCACCGCGATGACATCGTCATCCCTGACTACACCCTCATCAAGCGCATCGGCAGTGGTGCCTATGGAGAGGTCTGGCTCGCACAGAGCGTCACCGGAGCCCTGCGGGCGGTGAAAATCGTCTGGCGGGAGGACTTCGAGCTCACCAAGACCTTCCACCGTGAGTTCGAGGGCATCCAGCAGTTCGAGCCCATCTCACGCGGGCATCCTTGCCTCGTGCAGATCCTCCACGTCGGCTGGAATGAGCAGCGTGGCTTCTACTACTGCGTCATGGAGCTCGCAGACGACGCCGTCCACGGAGCGAATATCCCCGACGTGCAGAGCTACGTCCCCCGCACCCTCACCACCGACATGCGCCGCCACGGGCGGCTCGATCCCTTCTTCTGCCGTGATGCGGGCGTGTACCTCGCCGATGCACTCCACTACATGCACAATCACGGCCTCACCCACCGTGACATCAAGCCCTCCAACATCATCTTCGTCGGTGGCGTGTGCAAATTGGCCGACATCGGCCTCGTCGCCGCACTAGGTGAGCGCACCTTTGTCGGCACCGAGGGCTTTGTGCCTCCAGAAGGCCCCGGCACCCCCCAGGCAGACCTTTATAGCCTGGGCAAGGTGCTCTATGAAATGAGCAGCGGGAAGGACCGCATGGAATTCCCCGAAGTGCCAGACCAGATCAGCGAGGAGGAGTGGCCCTTCTGGCTCGATCTGAACAAATGCATCTGCAAATCCTGCGAAAACGACCTCAATCAGCGCTACACCACCGCGGCCGACTTCGCCGCAGCTCTCCAGCATGTCGGTGAAAAGCGCCCCGAGTCATTTATCCGTCGATTCAGCCGCGCCGCCCTCATCACCGTCCTCGGCTCCTTCATCCTCGCCTCCGGGCTCGTCATGGCACGGCACCAGCAGGCCTGGGCATACGACATCGCCGCCCCGACACGCCCGCGCCCCCCAGAGCCCCAGGTGCCCCTGCCAAACAAACCATGGCAAAACCGCCTCAAACAGTGGTTCAGCTTCAAAAATGGCCGCCACATCGCCGATCAGCCCGTTTATGCTGAATTGTTCCGTGATTTCCTCCAGGCCACCGAACGCGCCAGCGAGTACGAGGCCGTCGGCGTCCTCCAACCGGACAAAAAATGGCACTACCTAGCCACCGTCGCCCCAGTAGATGCAGACGCCTTTTGTGACTGGATGACCGATCTCGATCGCCGCAGCCGCCGCCTCGATACAGACCACGAATACGCCTGGCAACCCCACAAAATCGTGCGCAGCGGCACCGGCACAGCGCGTGCTGGAATGAGTGCCTTCATCTGTGAAATCGTCGCCTCACGCTATGGCACCGTCAGCATCACCTCCATCCCCGCAGGCGCAGAAGTGGTCGATGATGGTCGCCTCCTCGGGAAAACCCCGCTACGCCTCGAGCGAGCCCGCGCCGTCAAATTCAAGTACATCATCAGCCTCCCCGGTTATAAAGACGAGCACGCCACCGGCGACCTGAAACAAGGCCAAAGCGTGAACTTCAATCTCCGCCTCAAAGCCACGGGCGCAGTCGTCTTTGACCGCGTCTGGCAAAACAGCCTCGGCATGAAAATGGTGCCCCTCGGGCGTGCCATGCTCGCCGCCACCGAGACCCGCCGTGGAGACTTCGCCGAATACGCCAAGGCCACCAAGCTCCCACCCGTCCCCGGCCGCATCCTAGATGCCGACATCTCCCTCCCTGTCACCCACGTCAGCCGAGCAGACGCCGATCAATTCTGCCGCTGGCTCACCGAGCGAGAGCGCGGCCGCGGCCTCATCGACCCCGATCAGGAATACCGCCTCCCCACCGATGACGAATGGAGCATGGCCGCCGATCTCACCCCCGAGCCCGGCGCCACACCCGCAGAGCGCAATGAGCGCTTTGGCGGCATCTATCCCTGGGGCTTTCAGTGGCCACCCCCGCCGAAAACCGGCAACTTCCTCGACCTCAGCGCCGACAAGACCGGAAAATCCGCCATCCCCGCCTACACCGACAGCTTTGCCACCCTCGCACCCGTCGCCAGCCTCCGAGTCGGGTCCAACGCCGTCCATGACCTCTCCGGCAACGTCTGGGAATGGGTCTCCACGCCCTGGAAGCATGACTCCACCTCCGGCGTCCTCCGTGGCGGCTCCTACCTCACCGCAAAGCCGAACGAGCTCCTCTCCTCCCACCGCCACGAGGCCCCCCAGGACGCACGCCTCCCAGATGTCGGCTTCCGCATCCTCCTCTGGAACATCGGCACCCTCGCCCGCGACGACGGTTAG